A region from the Flavobacterium enshiense genome encodes:
- a CDS encoding site-2 protease family protein: MIQVGQILFILSVLVILHEFGHYITARMFKVRVEKFYLFMDAGFSLLKKKIGDTEWGIGWLPIGGYVKLAGMVDESMDMEQMKQEPQPWEFRSKPAWQRLIIMLGGIIVNVLLAWFLYTVVYTTYGQKYVSTEKIQQNGLSFGETGLSAGFKNGDKILAVDGTYQPRFNRMVLDALLGDNIEIERNGEKKTIVLSDEHKAQILAKEGRDFVGARNLISQIVIDSVAPVKNNPSVFMAGDKIQMLNNKSFVYFDEFTDELKNQKGKTVPVTVLRKDAPVTLSLTIDKDGEAGFGKSIFLAQSMDMTDSSVNEIVPGSEADKAKLQEKDVILGFNNRIYENFFDFKAKLSQSANKDITLNILRGTQRMNLPAHVGKNGKLGFILKPNNQPSYEIVNKLSVAEAFPEAVKESWQLLIYNVKQFKLILRPKTEAYKHVKSPVGIARALPDTWNWEFIWNFTALFSIGLAFMNLLPIPGLDGGHALFTIAEMITGKTLSEKAMGHVQTAGMIILLTLMVLTFGKDIYQLVADKLL, encoded by the coding sequence ATGATACAAGTAGGACAAATCCTTTTCATATTATCCGTATTAGTAATTCTACACGAATTTGGCCACTATATCACGGCGCGAATGTTCAAAGTAAGAGTGGAGAAATTCTATCTTTTCATGGATGCCGGTTTCTCTTTATTAAAGAAAAAAATTGGCGATACCGAATGGGGAATCGGATGGCTGCCTATCGGAGGATATGTAAAACTGGCAGGAATGGTGGATGAAAGCATGGATATGGAGCAGATGAAACAAGAGCCTCAGCCTTGGGAATTCCGTTCTAAACCGGCCTGGCAACGTCTGATTATCATGTTGGGCGGTATCATTGTAAATGTTCTTTTGGCTTGGTTCCTATACACTGTGGTTTATACCACTTACGGACAAAAATATGTATCTACTGAAAAAATTCAGCAAAACGGATTATCCTTCGGCGAAACCGGATTGAGTGCAGGCTTCAAAAACGGCGATAAAATCCTTGCTGTAGACGGAACTTACCAACCTCGTTTCAACCGCATGGTATTGGATGCTTTATTAGGTGACAATATTGAAATCGAAAGAAACGGCGAAAAGAAAACCATCGTACTGTCAGATGAACACAAAGCTCAAATCCTGGCAAAAGAAGGACGCGATTTTGTTGGTGCAAGAAATCTGATTTCACAAATCGTAATAGACAGTGTAGCGCCTGTAAAAAACAACCCTTCTGTTTTTATGGCTGGAGATAAGATACAGATGCTAAACAACAAATCATTCGTATATTTTGATGAGTTTACAGATGAATTGAAAAACCAAAAAGGCAAAACTGTTCCGGTTACCGTTTTAAGAAAAGACGCTCCAGTCACTCTTTCCCTTACGATTGACAAAGATGGAGAGGCTGGATTCGGCAAAAGCATCTTTTTAGCACAATCAATGGATATGACAGATTCTTCTGTTAATGAAATTGTTCCGGGTTCGGAAGCAGACAAAGCAAAACTTCAGGAAAAAGATGTCATTTTAGGCTTCAACAATAGGATTTACGAAAATTTCTTTGATTTTAAAGCGAAATTAAGCCAGTCTGCCAACAAAGATATAACGCTGAATATCTTAAGAGGGACACAAAGAATGAATTTACCGGCCCATGTTGGCAAAAACGGAAAACTTGGATTTATATTAAAACCGAACAATCAGCCAAGCTACGAAATCGTAAACAAACTGAGTGTTGCAGAAGCTTTTCCTGAAGCCGTTAAAGAATCATGGCAGTTGTTGATCTATAACGTAAAGCAATTCAAATTGATTTTACGTCCAAAAACCGAAGCTTACAAACATGTAAAAAGTCCGGTTGGGATTGCACGCGCTTTACCAGACACGTGGAACTGGGAGTTCATCTGGAATTTTACCGCCTTATTTTCGATTGGTTTGGCCTTTATGAACCTATTACCAATCCCGGGATTAGACGGTGGTCATGCCCTGTTTACCATTGCTGAGATGATAACCGGCAAAACTTTAAGCGAAAAAGCGATGGGACATGTACAAACAGCCGGAATGATTATCTTACTGACTTTAATGGTTTTAACCTTCGGGAAAGACATTTACCAGTTGGTCGCCGATAAACTTTTATAA
- a CDS encoding T9SS type A sorting domain-containing protein: protein MLLQVDSYHLGNIPFEPNKIVSFYPNPVNDRITIQLSAIIQLQKAEIYNTLGQFVATETNADFTVNQLSNGVHPIKIKTSKGVIQKNFIKK from the coding sequence TTGCTACTGCAAGTTGACAGTTATCACTTAGGAAACATTCCCTTCGAACCCAACAAGATTGTCAGTTTCTATCCTAATCCGGTTAATGACCGTATAACAATTCAGTTGTCGGCAATCATCCAATTGCAGAAAGCCGAAATTTACAATACATTGGGGCAATTTGTCGCAACAGAAACGAATGCGGACTTCACTGTAAATCAACTGTCAAACGGCGTTCATCCGATTAAAATAAAAACCTCGAAAGGCGTAATTCAAAAAAATTTTATAAAAAAATAA